In Nitrososphaerota archaeon, the genomic stretch TTGCTCTTTCATCTATTGAAAGATTTGTTATATCTTTTCCTTTAAATATTATATTTCCTTTAATAATTTTAATAGGCGAAAGACCCATTATTGCTTTTAATAAAGTTGTTTTTCCAGAACCATTTGGACCTAAAAGAACAATTTTTTCATTTTCTTCAATTTCAAGATCTATTCCATTTAATATTTTTTTACCCATAATTTCTACATGCAAATCCTTAATTTCTAAAATTTTCAAAATTTTTCCTCCATTTAAAATTAATCTTAAGGCTAAATATATATGTAAGAAAAAATAATACTCATTAAAAAATTTATTCGTGAATAAGAATGAAAAGCGAAGTATTTATTATAGATGAAAAATTTGTTAAAGAAGTTATAAAGCCTAGAAGAAAAGATTCTCATAAAGGAGATAATGGAATAGTAGCTATTATTGGAGGAAGCTGGTTGTACCATGGAGCGCCTTATCTTTCAGCTTTAGCTGCTTTAAGAAGTGGAGTTGATTTAGTTTATTTAGCAGTTCCAAAACAAATATCAATTGCAATAAGAGCATTAAATCCAAATTTAATAGTAATTCCATTACCAGATGCAAAATTAACTACAGGATGTGTAAATAAACTTCTTAAATGGCTTCCAGAAATTAATTCAGCTGTTATTGGTCCTGGAATTTCAAAACAAAAAACAGATGGAATTAAAGAATTAGTTAAAGAATTGATTTTTAGAAAAGTTAGCTTAGTTTTAGATGCAGAAGCTCTTCAACAAGATGTAATTGAAATTCTTAAAGGTAAAAAAATTGTAATAACTCCTCATGCAGGAGAATTTAAAAGATTATTTAAAATAGAATTGAATTCAAATATTGAAAATAGAATTGAAAATGTAAAATCTAAAGCTAAAGAATATAATTTTACAATACTTCTTAAAGGTGCAGTGGATATTATTTCCAATGGTGAAAAAACAGCTATAAATAAAACAGGCTCTCCTGCTATGACTGTTGGTGGGACAGGGGATGTATTATCAGGATTATTAGCAGGTATTTTAAGTCATGACGTAGATACTTTTGATGCAGCAGCTGCAGCTGCATATATTAACGGATTAGCTGGAGAAAAAGCTGCTGAAAAATATGGATTGCATATTCTTGCAACAGATGTTATAGACGAAATTCCTACTGTAATGAAGAAATTTGATAAAATAATTTAAGAATAAAAAGGATTTATAAATATTCGTTATCTTTAGACTTCTTCAGGTGTTATAGTTTTTATATATCTATTAATTTTCTTCTGAAGTTCTTCATCTCTTGTTATGAAAGCTTTAACTTTTTGCTGTAATGCTGTACTTAAATGATAAGCATCATGTATGCTTATGTTATCCCTTAAAACAAAAATTGCGGCTTGCTTTGTCATTGTTTTATTTAATGAAACA encodes the following:
- a CDS encoding NAD(P)H-hydrate dehydratase yields the protein MKSEVFIIDEKFVKEVIKPRRKDSHKGDNGIVAIIGGSWLYHGAPYLSALAALRSGVDLVYLAVPKQISIAIRALNPNLIVIPLPDAKLTTGCVNKLLKWLPEINSAVIGPGISKQKTDGIKELVKELIFRKVSLVLDAEALQQDVIEILKGKKIVITPHAGEFKRLFKIELNSNIENRIENVKSKAKEYNFTILLKGAVDIISNGEKTAINKTGSPAMTVGGTGDVLSGLLAGILSHDVDTFDAAAAAAYINGLAGEKAAEKYGLHILATDVIDEIPTVMKKFDKII